A stretch of the Streptomyces ortus genome encodes the following:
- a CDS encoding aminotransferase class IV has protein sequence MADQTPATAPSDTVPPASPPRLGLGEWAWDRGEFVPARAPRLSLSTQGLHYGTAVFEGIRAYRSGGRLRLFRAHEHYARMLRACRLLRITDIPRSVPELIDITVELLRRNAYDSDVYVRPLAHKLSLLPGTPPGVSLAGVSDALSITTFGYPTAGDVQEVSCLLSTWRRPSRDAFPAQAKIAGGYVTSALACDEARAAGYDDAILLDRAGNVAEATTANVFAVRDGILATPPDTGDLLAGITRDTVITLCREAGMTVLERPLSPTDLHIADEVFLTSTGKEVAAVVTLSGRDVGSGSVGPVTARVAALYRTVTRPPDTRGRAADADRPAWLTAVTPAEHVGTRTHVPPTPRSSALPTTHLRQAKENTDDAA, from the coding sequence ATGGCCGACCAGACCCCTGCCACCGCGCCCTCCGACACCGTGCCCCCCGCGTCACCGCCGCGGCTCGGCCTCGGGGAGTGGGCCTGGGACCGCGGCGAGTTCGTTCCCGCGCGCGCCCCGCGGCTGTCGCTGTCCACACAGGGCCTGCACTACGGGACCGCCGTGTTCGAAGGAATCCGCGCCTACCGCTCGGGCGGACGGCTGCGCCTGTTCCGGGCGCACGAGCACTACGCGCGCATGCTGCGCGCCTGCCGGCTGCTGCGGATCACGGACATCCCCCGGTCGGTCCCGGAACTCATCGACATCACCGTCGAACTGCTGCGGCGGAACGCGTACGACTCGGACGTCTACGTGCGCCCGCTGGCGCACAAGCTCTCCCTGCTGCCGGGCACGCCTCCCGGGGTGTCGTTGGCCGGGGTGTCCGACGCGCTGTCGATCACCACGTTCGGCTATCCGACCGCCGGTGACGTGCAGGAGGTGAGCTGCCTCCTCAGCACCTGGCGGCGCCCGTCCCGCGACGCGTTCCCCGCCCAGGCGAAGATCGCCGGCGGCTATGTGACCAGCGCCCTCGCCTGCGACGAGGCCCGCGCGGCCGGATACGACGACGCCATCCTCCTGGACCGGGCGGGCAACGTCGCCGAAGCGACCACGGCGAACGTGTTCGCGGTGCGGGACGGCATCCTCGCCACCCCGCCGGACACGGGAGACCTACTGGCCGGCATCACCCGGGACACCGTGATCACCTTGTGCCGCGAGGCCGGGATGACGGTCCTGGAACGCCCCCTCAGCCCCACGGACCTGCACATCGCCGACGAGGTGTTCCTCACCTCGACCGGCAAGGAGGTGGCCGCCGTGGTCACCCTGTCCGGCCGGGACGTCGGAAGCGGCAGCGTGGGACCGGTCACGGCCCGCGTCGCCGCGCTGTACCGCACGGTCACCCGGCCACCCGACACCCGGGGCCGAGCCGCGGACGCGGATCGTCCGGCGTGGCTCACGGCCGTCACACCGGCCGAGCACGTCGGCACGCGGACCCACGTCCCGCCGACACCCCGGAGCTCCGCCCTCCCCACCACACATCTACGCCAAGCCAAGGAAAATACGGATGACGCTGCCTGA
- a CDS encoding prephenate dehydratase domain-containing protein translates to MTLPDFISLLRPGSDRPSAVSTLGPPGTSSEVAAKRYAFQMSPPDGPPVAVRLFDTYEQAGEALNSREVTHVVVANAYKGINSFYMDPAIELTGVFVMDTPLYGIAACRGGGPVPDAPTIASHPSPEPIIAQLLPDRYATYKTIHHASTSAAARAVVDGTADLALTTVPAAKLHGLEFISGTRPIRMVWSVFSPVARPARKETSPCSC, encoded by the coding sequence ATGACGCTGCCTGACTTCATCTCACTCCTGCGCCCCGGCTCCGATCGGCCTTCGGCGGTCAGCACCCTCGGCCCGCCCGGCACGAGCAGCGAGGTGGCGGCGAAGCGGTACGCCTTCCAGATGTCCCCGCCCGACGGCCCCCCCGTCGCCGTCCGGCTGTTCGACACCTACGAGCAGGCGGGCGAGGCACTGAACTCCCGCGAGGTGACCCACGTCGTCGTCGCCAACGCCTACAAGGGCATCAACTCCTTCTACATGGACCCGGCCATCGAGCTGACCGGGGTGTTCGTGATGGACACCCCGCTGTACGGCATCGCCGCGTGCCGAGGGGGCGGACCCGTGCCGGACGCCCCGACCATCGCGAGCCACCCCTCGCCCGAGCCGATCATCGCCCAGCTCCTGCCGGACCGGTACGCGACGTACAAGACGATCCACCACGCCTCCACCAGCGCTGCCGCCCGCGCCGTGGTGGACGGCACCGCCGATCTCGCGCTGACCACCGTGCCGGCCGCGAAGCTGCACGGCCTGGAGTTCATCTCCGGGACCCGGCCCATCCGCATGGTCTGGTCGGTTTTCAGCCCTGTGGCGCGCCCGGCCAGGAAGGAGACGAGCCCGTGCTCCTGCTGA
- a CDS encoding ornithine cyclodeaminase family protein produces the protein MLLLNGDQVRQALPVAEAHRVVAEVMRRYSAGDVVQPVRTVLGSGRDASLFAAMPCHVGGESDAGYGMKAVLHAPGNAARGLPTHVGMVVVFDPETAQPLALMDGAAVTALRTAAASAVATGALAAPDAGDLALIGAGAQARSHLLALRDVRPLRRVRLWNRGRARADAFVAWARAEAGVDVEPVATPAQALRDADLVCTTVDTVEPVVHAEDLAAGVHVNAVGSSVPGKRELDAGAVASCSVFVDSREGALRESSEIAAPVEEGLVPADRPLTEIGEVLLGKHPGRCGPAERTLYKSLGMAAQDVASGFAVVRAARRLGIGTEADFTC, from the coding sequence GTGCTCCTGCTGAACGGAGACCAGGTACGACAGGCCCTGCCGGTGGCCGAGGCGCACCGGGTGGTGGCCGAGGTGATGCGGCGCTACAGCGCGGGCGACGTCGTCCAGCCGGTGCGCACCGTGCTCGGATCAGGCCGGGACGCCTCCCTGTTCGCGGCCATGCCGTGCCATGTCGGCGGCGAGTCGGACGCGGGCTACGGCATGAAGGCGGTGCTGCACGCGCCCGGCAACGCCGCCCGCGGTCTGCCGACGCATGTGGGCATGGTGGTGGTGTTCGACCCGGAGACCGCACAGCCCCTGGCCCTGATGGACGGTGCGGCCGTCACCGCGCTGCGCACGGCCGCGGCCTCCGCGGTGGCGACCGGGGCCCTGGCGGCCCCGGACGCCGGCGACCTGGCCCTCATCGGTGCGGGCGCGCAAGCCCGCAGCCATCTGCTCGCGCTTCGGGACGTCCGGCCGCTGCGCAGGGTGCGGCTGTGGAACCGGGGACGCGCGCGGGCCGATGCGTTCGTGGCCTGGGCGCGCGCGGAGGCCGGCGTCGACGTCGAGCCGGTCGCCACGCCCGCGCAGGCGCTGCGGGACGCCGACCTGGTGTGCACCACGGTCGACACCGTCGAACCCGTCGTACATGCCGAGGACCTGGCGGCGGGCGTGCACGTGAACGCCGTCGGTTCCTCCGTGCCGGGCAAGCGCGAACTCGACGCGGGTGCGGTGGCTTCCTGCTCGGTCTTCGTGGACAGCAGGGAGGGGGCCCTTCGCGAGTCCTCCGAGATCGCGGCGCCCGTCGAGGAAGGACTGGTGCCCGCCGACCGGCCGTTGACCGAGATCGGCGAGGTGTTGCTGGGCAAGCACCCGGGCCGCTGCGGTCCCGCCGAGCGCACCCTCTACAAGTCCCTGGGCATGGCCGCGCAGGACGTCGCCTCCGGGTTCGCCGTCGTCCGGGCCGCCCGGCGTCTCGGCATCGGCACCGAGGCTGACTTCACCTGCTGA
- a CDS encoding DUF1330 domain-containing protein codes for MTALLIGNVGVVGDERRMAEYRAKVLHTLRLYGGGFVIRGGESEALEGDWQPEHLSVMGFPTAEHARRWYTSPEYRAIVPLRDGTHMDLVLVEGEGE; via the coding sequence ATGACGGCACTGTTGATCGGCAACGTCGGAGTCGTCGGCGACGAGCGGCGCATGGCGGAGTACCGCGCGAAGGTGCTGCACACGCTGCGGCTCTACGGCGGAGGATTCGTGATCCGGGGTGGTGAGTCCGAGGCGCTGGAGGGCGACTGGCAGCCCGAGCACCTGTCGGTGATGGGGTTCCCCACGGCCGAGCACGCCCGCCGGTGGTACACCTCGCCCGAGTACCGCGCCATCGTCCCGCTGCGCGACGGCACGCACATGGACCTGGTCCTGGTCGAGGGGGAGGGCGAATGA
- a CDS encoding PhzF family phenazine biosynthesis protein, with the protein MTPARPWRPFAQVDVFTEVPYLGNPVAVVLDGAGITDGDMARLARWTNLSETTFVVPPASDDADYGLRIFTPGGEIPFAGHPTLGSAHAWLEAGGTPKEPGRITQECGLGLVQVRLADDGLGFLAPALRRSGPLDDEHVERIARGLCVDRARIVGHQWVDNGPGWAAVRLASAAEVLALEPDEQHMGDLTLGVVGAHPEGSPVQFEVRAFALPQGVREDPVTGSLTAGIAQWLIGRGLAPRGFRVGQGARLGRQGVLTVQAEGQDIWVGGASVTCLRGTVRA; encoded by the coding sequence ATGACGCCGGCCCGCCCCTGGCGTCCCTTCGCACAGGTGGACGTGTTCACCGAGGTGCCCTACCTCGGCAATCCGGTGGCCGTCGTCCTGGACGGTGCCGGGATCACCGACGGTGACATGGCGCGGCTGGCACGGTGGACGAACCTGTCGGAGACGACCTTCGTCGTCCCACCGGCCTCGGACGACGCCGACTACGGGTTACGGATCTTCACGCCGGGCGGTGAGATCCCGTTCGCGGGTCATCCCACCCTGGGTTCGGCGCACGCCTGGCTGGAGGCCGGAGGCACTCCGAAGGAACCGGGTCGGATCACGCAGGAGTGCGGCCTCGGGCTCGTACAGGTGCGGCTCGCCGACGACGGGCTGGGCTTCCTCGCCCCCGCCCTGCGGCGCAGCGGCCCCCTGGACGACGAGCACGTGGAGCGCATCGCCCGCGGGCTGTGTGTGGATCGCGCACGGATCGTCGGCCACCAGTGGGTCGACAACGGTCCCGGCTGGGCCGCCGTACGACTCGCCTCCGCCGCGGAGGTGCTGGCCCTGGAGCCGGATGAGCAGCACATGGGCGACCTGACTCTCGGCGTGGTCGGCGCCCACCCCGAGGGGTCGCCCGTCCAGTTCGAGGTGCGGGCCTTCGCGTTGCCCCAGGGCGTGCGCGAGGACCCCGTGACCGGCAGCCTCACCGCGGGGATCGCCCAGTGGCTCATCGGCCGGGGGCTGGCTCCGCGCGGATTCCGGGTCGGCCAGGGGGCGCGCCTGGGACGGCAGGGTGTACTCACCGTGCAGGCGGAGGGACAGGACATATGGGTCGGCGGCGCGAGTGTGACCTGCCTGCGCGGCACGGTCAGGGCGTGA
- a CDS encoding AMP-binding protein → MQTRGIHSLWGGGANAPCLLDSVAEIARMRADEIAVQDEGHELTYGQLMAWAGRVAGLLVRHGIQPGDRVTVTGPRSAAIVAAMLATVSVGATYVPLDVEYPARRLEHMAADSEAQLLLFCGPEPVLDLGARAVRIPDAPDVGDEEAAASLPRPPCRPDLPVYVIYTSGSTGLPKGVALPHRCVDTMAAWQWRHSVRPDLRTAQFAPLNFDVWFQEVLGTLCGGGTLVIMPESLRRDPIALLDWLADHRIERLFLPYVALHMLAVVAEATDTLEHLALAEVNTAGEQLVCTPAVRELFRRVQDCRLNNHYGQSESAMVTVHTLTGPSDGWPVLPPIGRPLPGCEILIAPTDPGEPSVGELLVAGAPLSSGYLNQPALNAERYISLDEPSPHGHRRAFRTGDLVRVEGDTVHLLSRIDREVKIRGVRVNPLEVDACLLEQPGIVEAVTVVVEMVEGSRQLRAAVTLDVDQDEFDPSTALKALTELLPEQFIPVSITVLPELPHTPSGKADRDAIATAVAPAPS, encoded by the coding sequence ATGCAGACCCGGGGAATTCACTCGCTCTGGGGCGGCGGCGCGAATGCGCCGTGCCTGCTGGATTCGGTCGCCGAGATCGCGCGTATGCGAGCGGACGAGATCGCGGTCCAGGACGAGGGCCATGAACTGACCTATGGTCAGCTCATGGCGTGGGCCGGCCGCGTCGCCGGGCTCCTCGTCCGTCACGGCATCCAGCCGGGCGACCGGGTGACGGTGACCGGACCGCGCAGTGCCGCCATCGTCGCGGCGATGCTGGCGACGGTGAGCGTGGGAGCGACGTATGTGCCCCTCGACGTCGAGTACCCGGCACGGCGCCTGGAGCACATGGCCGCCGACAGCGAGGCGCAATTGCTGCTGTTCTGCGGCCCCGAACCGGTGCTGGACCTCGGCGCCCGGGCGGTGCGCATCCCGGACGCGCCGGACGTGGGCGACGAGGAGGCCGCCGCGTCGCTGCCGCGACCGCCCTGCCGGCCGGACCTCCCGGTGTACGTCATCTACACCTCCGGCTCGACCGGCCTGCCCAAGGGCGTCGCCCTGCCCCACCGCTGCGTCGACACCATGGCTGCCTGGCAGTGGCGTCACTCCGTGCGCCCGGACCTGCGCACGGCCCAGTTCGCGCCGCTCAACTTCGACGTGTGGTTCCAGGAGGTCCTCGGAACGCTGTGCGGCGGAGGGACGCTGGTCATCATGCCCGAGTCCCTGCGGCGCGATCCCATCGCCCTCCTGGACTGGCTCGCCGACCACCGCATCGAGCGCCTGTTCCTCCCCTATGTCGCCCTGCACATGCTCGCCGTGGTCGCGGAGGCCACCGACACGCTGGAGCATCTCGCCCTGGCGGAGGTGAACACCGCGGGCGAACAGCTCGTGTGCACCCCGGCGGTCCGTGAACTCTTCCGCCGCGTGCAGGACTGCAGGCTGAACAACCACTACGGACAGAGCGAGTCCGCCATGGTGACGGTGCACACGCTCACGGGCCCCAGCGACGGCTGGCCGGTGCTCCCGCCGATCGGACGTCCGCTGCCGGGCTGCGAGATCCTCATCGCACCCACCGACCCGGGCGAACCGTCGGTGGGTGAACTCCTGGTCGCCGGCGCACCGCTGTCGTCGGGGTACCTGAACCAGCCCGCCCTGAACGCCGAGCGCTACATCAGCCTCGACGAACCCTCCCCGCACGGGCATCGCCGTGCCTTCCGCACCGGGGACCTCGTGCGTGTCGAGGGCGACACCGTGCACCTTCTCAGCCGCATCGACCGCGAGGTGAAGATCCGCGGCGTGCGGGTGAACCCGCTGGAGGTGGACGCCTGTCTGCTGGAGCAGCCGGGGATCGTCGAGGCGGTCACCGTGGTGGTCGAGATGGTCGAGGGCTCCCGGCAGTTGCGCGCCGCGGTGACGCTGGACGTCGACCAGGACGAGTTCGATCCCTCGACGGCGCTCAAGGCGCTCACCGAGCTGCTGCCCGAGCAGTTCATACCGGTCTCGATCACCGTTCTGCCGGAACTGCCGCACACCCCCAGCGGAAAGGCCGACCGGGACGCCATCGCCACCGCCGTCGCCCCGGCACCGTCATGA
- a CDS encoding thioesterase II family protein — protein MEDNDFNTPTERRLAEIWADVLRLDKVKRDQDFFEVGGDSLLATKVVLRVCREWDMKFTVRVLNDAPVLGDLAERIDQRVAKSVRPQASSPAQPARGSRVGACLWEMRPGTGASGQATLLVLPHAGGSAQNFATWANWFSGDLRIVAAQYPARASRAAEPAAADLTHLVDEILDALTDSEGPLYVFGHSMGAYIGYELCWRRQLAGHPAEVLFTSGAVPPHRHRPNPPVGVEITDEWLMGLLDMYNGVPDDLAAHPDVISQALSTLRSDVVVFRDYAYGDRRRTLEIPIVAFGGDRDDLVPTSEVERWSELGAAECVTHFLPGGHFYYLDNMATVTAAVAKHLVSVHDGQKD, from the coding sequence ATGGAAGACAACGACTTCAACACGCCGACCGAGCGGCGGCTCGCGGAGATCTGGGCCGACGTCCTGCGGCTGGACAAGGTCAAGCGTGACCAGGACTTCTTCGAGGTCGGCGGGGACTCCCTGCTGGCCACGAAGGTCGTCCTACGGGTGTGCCGGGAATGGGACATGAAGTTCACGGTCAGAGTCCTCAACGATGCCCCGGTCCTGGGCGACCTGGCCGAACGCATCGACCAGCGGGTGGCGAAGTCCGTCCGGCCGCAGGCGAGTTCGCCCGCCCAGCCGGCCCGCGGGAGCCGGGTGGGAGCGTGCCTGTGGGAGATGCGGCCGGGAACGGGAGCGTCCGGGCAGGCGACGCTGCTCGTGCTGCCCCACGCGGGAGGGTCGGCGCAGAACTTCGCCACGTGGGCGAACTGGTTCTCCGGGGACCTCCGTATCGTCGCGGCCCAGTACCCCGCCCGGGCATCGCGCGCCGCCGAGCCGGCCGCGGCGGACCTGACGCACCTCGTGGACGAGATCCTCGACGCCCTGACCGACTCCGAGGGGCCGCTCTACGTCTTCGGCCACAGCATGGGCGCCTACATCGGGTACGAGCTGTGCTGGCGACGGCAACTGGCGGGACACCCGGCCGAAGTCCTCTTCACCTCGGGGGCCGTTCCGCCCCACCGGCACCGGCCGAACCCGCCGGTCGGGGTGGAGATCACGGACGAATGGCTCATGGGCCTGCTGGACATGTACAACGGCGTCCCCGACGACCTCGCGGCGCATCCGGACGTCATCAGCCAGGCTCTGAGCACGCTGCGGTCCGACGTGGTGGTGTTCAGGGACTACGCGTACGGCGACCGGCGACGCACCCTGGAGATCCCGATCGTGGCGTTCGGCGGAGACCGCGACGACCTCGTGCCCACCTCCGAGGTGGAGCGCTGGAGCGAGCTGGGCGCGGCGGAGTGCGTCACGCACTTCCTGCCGGGCGGGCACTTCTACTACCTCGACAACATGGCCACCGTCACGGCCGCCGTGGCCAAGCATCTCGTGAGTGTTCACGACGGGCAGAAGGATTAA
- a CDS encoding B12-binding domain-containing radical SAM protein, which translates to MSTQEFSGTVDAGTATAERRKIVLVELPTYENILPLASGYIQAYAQGDEAVAAGHTFEIVSLPVSGEREDLLRQLADRDAYLYTFSCYIWNMKLVRWLLRELRALRPDAHYLLGGPQVMNHASTYLSDGADNVYLCNGEGELTSLEFIRQLSSPAPDMHQVPGLSFWSSGELVTTEAAPRIQDLMDIPSPFLNGVFEGHEFSFAIMETNRGCPFRCTFCYWGAATNSKVKKYEEDRIKDEIKWISEHGYSALMIADANWGLSPRDVTLSEYIVECSEENGYPLIVHMAAAKNRPERMAEITEIFVRGGLMVSQPISLQTMNESALEMVDRKNIREETYIGLQRLLREKQISSYVEMIWPLPGETLESFKDGLTRLCRSYADTIIVYPQLFLHNTPMYAQRETLGILTAEAASDVSEAEVVLATKWVTEEDCNEGYWVNHALYTLYNMRALFMVSGYLDEKGIISYGELFAEVSRYFRSRTDSEVCQFFIQSTKDLANYDLLNTGKTAHLILSSHREEFDRLLADFVKAQDWWADPMARQAFEMDLLARAYIYREPVRTPDYAFEEVVLRGQPDPKGFLVEVSPELARLLVARELLPDVDEESGRITLHIDHRGRQKMPYQPQRSLEHNANYCQGMVLRFREILPTIKVASMEALASTV; encoded by the coding sequence ATGTCCACCCAAGAGTTCTCCGGGACCGTGGATGCCGGGACGGCCACAGCGGAGCGCCGAAAGATCGTGCTGGTGGAACTTCCCACCTACGAGAACATTCTGCCGCTCGCCTCGGGCTACATACAGGCCTACGCCCAGGGCGACGAAGCCGTCGCGGCCGGCCACACCTTCGAGATCGTGTCCCTGCCGGTGTCCGGCGAGCGCGAGGACCTGCTCCGGCAGCTCGCCGACCGGGACGCCTACCTCTACACGTTCAGCTGCTACATCTGGAACATGAAGCTGGTGCGCTGGCTGCTGAGGGAACTGCGCGCACTGCGTCCCGACGCGCACTACCTGCTGGGTGGGCCGCAGGTGATGAACCACGCTTCGACGTATCTCAGCGACGGCGCGGATAACGTCTACCTGTGCAACGGCGAGGGGGAGCTCACCTCCCTGGAGTTCATCCGTCAGCTCAGCTCCCCGGCGCCCGACATGCACCAGGTGCCAGGGCTCAGTTTCTGGTCCTCGGGCGAACTCGTCACCACCGAGGCGGCGCCCCGTATCCAGGACCTGATGGACATCCCCTCGCCGTTCCTCAACGGCGTCTTCGAGGGACACGAGTTCAGCTTCGCCATCATGGAGACCAACCGCGGATGCCCGTTCCGCTGCACCTTCTGCTACTGGGGCGCGGCCACGAACTCGAAGGTCAAGAAGTACGAAGAGGACCGGATCAAGGACGAGATCAAGTGGATCAGCGAGCACGGGTACTCCGCGCTCATGATCGCCGACGCGAACTGGGGCCTGTCACCCCGCGACGTGACGCTGAGCGAGTACATCGTGGAGTGCAGCGAGGAGAACGGCTACCCACTGATCGTCCACATGGCCGCCGCCAAGAACAGGCCCGAGCGCATGGCGGAGATCACCGAGATCTTCGTGCGCGGTGGGCTGATGGTCAGCCAGCCCATCTCGCTGCAGACGATGAACGAGTCGGCGCTGGAGATGGTGGACCGGAAGAACATCCGCGAGGAGACCTACATCGGGCTGCAGCGCCTGCTGCGGGAGAAGCAGATCAGCTCCTACGTGGAGATGATCTGGCCGCTGCCCGGCGAGACCCTGGAGTCGTTCAAGGACGGGCTGACCAGGCTGTGCCGGTCGTACGCCGACACGATCATCGTCTACCCGCAGCTGTTCCTGCACAACACGCCCATGTACGCGCAGCGGGAGACCCTCGGCATCCTGACCGCGGAGGCGGCCAGCGACGTGTCCGAGGCGGAAGTGGTCCTGGCCACCAAGTGGGTGACCGAGGAGGACTGCAACGAGGGCTACTGGGTGAACCACGCGCTGTACACGCTGTACAACATGCGTGCCCTGTTCATGGTCTCGGGCTATCTCGACGAGAAGGGGATCATCTCCTACGGCGAGCTGTTCGCCGAGGTGTCGCGGTACTTCCGCAGCAGGACCGACTCGGAGGTGTGCCAGTTCTTCATCCAGTCGACGAAGGACCTGGCCAACTACGACCTGCTGAACACCGGCAAGACGGCGCACCTGATCCTCAGCTCGCATCGCGAGGAGTTCGACCGGTTGCTGGCCGACTTCGTCAAGGCCCAGGACTGGTGGGCAGACCCGATGGCGCGTCAGGCGTTCGAGATGGACCTGCTGGCCCGGGCCTACATCTACCGCGAGCCGGTGCGGACGCCCGACTACGCGTTCGAGGAGGTCGTCCTCCGCGGCCAGCCCGACCCGAAGGGCTTCCTGGTCGAGGTCTCCCCGGAACTCGCCCGCCTGTTGGTGGCACGGGAGCTGCTGCCGGACGTCGATGAGGAGTCGGGGCGGATCACCCTGCACATCGACCACCGCGGCCGGCAGAAAATGCCGTACCAGCCGCAGCGGAGCCTGGAGCACAATGCGAACTACTGCCAGGGCATGGTGCTGCGCTTCCGGGAGATCCTCCCCACGATCAAGGTCGCCTCGATGGAAGCCCTCGCCTCCACGGTCTGA
- a CDS encoding phosphopantetheine-binding protein has protein sequence MQSESEAAPTGASESLVREISALWGEYLPSAEIGADDDFFELGGNSLIGIKIIDRVARDYDVELSVRDFYLAQTPARVADLVERGRTRT, from the coding sequence ATGCAGTCAGAATCAGAAGCCGCGCCCACGGGTGCATCGGAGTCACTCGTGCGGGAGATCTCGGCCCTGTGGGGGGAATACCTTCCCTCCGCCGAAATCGGGGCGGACGACGACTTCTTCGAGCTGGGCGGGAATTCCCTGATCGGCATCAAGATCATCGACCGGGTCGCCCGGGACTACGACGTCGAGTTGTCCGTACGCGACTTCTACCTGGCCCAGACCCCGGCCCGGGTCGCCGATCTCGTCGAGCGGGGAAGGACGCGGACGTGA
- a CDS encoding cytochrome P450 has product MRLTPGPASDVDLDRVDLFDLDLYTSGNPHPVWDVMRAKAPLHHQVLPDGREFWSVTRYDDVCRVLGDHRQFTSERGTVPTHLGTDDVAAGVLLTSTDPPRHTEVRRPIGTKLTARAVRSWEDSIRGTVARFLEPALDGDRFDLAEKALLLPAMVTGPLLGLPEKDWEELVQLTAMVTAPSDPHFQHGSEAATLAISHHELVTYVKEWVRRRRAAGTEDDSLLHHLMSVRAGGTPLTDEEIALDGYSILLGANVTTPHTVSGTVHALIERPEQFEKAQADPSLVPNLVEEGLRWTSAACNFMRYAVDDVEIAGGTIPARGAVVAWIGSANRDESHFPDPHTFDITREGAKRQVAFGFGPHFCIGAPLARLTLRVFFEELLQRFGSIELDGEPQHLRSYFIAGMTHLPIVARKRKTS; this is encoded by the coding sequence GTGAGGCTGACGCCGGGGCCCGCGAGTGACGTCGACCTCGACCGCGTCGACCTGTTCGACCTGGACCTGTACACCTCGGGTAACCCGCACCCGGTCTGGGACGTGATGCGGGCGAAGGCTCCTCTGCACCACCAAGTGCTGCCCGACGGAAGGGAGTTCTGGTCGGTTACGCGCTACGACGACGTCTGCAGGGTGCTCGGTGACCACCGGCAGTTCACCTCGGAGCGAGGTACGGTGCCCACCCATCTCGGCACGGACGACGTCGCGGCCGGAGTACTGCTGACGTCCACCGACCCGCCGCGGCACACCGAGGTCCGCAGGCCGATCGGCACCAAACTCACCGCGCGGGCGGTGAGGTCCTGGGAGGACTCGATCCGGGGCACGGTGGCGCGCTTCCTCGAACCGGCGCTCGACGGGGACCGCTTCGACCTGGCCGAAAAGGCCCTGCTCCTGCCGGCGATGGTCACCGGTCCGCTCCTCGGACTCCCCGAGAAGGACTGGGAGGAACTCGTCCAGCTGACCGCGATGGTGACGGCTCCTTCGGACCCGCACTTCCAGCACGGCAGCGAAGCCGCGACCCTGGCCATCTCCCACCACGAACTCGTCACCTACGTCAAGGAGTGGGTCCGGCGCCGACGGGCGGCAGGCACCGAGGACGACAGCCTGCTCCACCACCTCATGAGCGTCCGCGCGGGCGGCACCCCGCTGACCGACGAGGAGATCGCCCTCGACGGCTACAGCATCCTGCTCGGCGCCAACGTGACGACGCCGCACACCGTCTCGGGCACGGTGCACGCGCTCATCGAGCGGCCCGAGCAGTTCGAGAAGGCGCAGGCCGACCCGTCGCTGGTCCCGAACCTGGTCGAGGAAGGGCTGCGCTGGACTTCGGCCGCCTGCAACTTCATGCGGTACGCGGTCGACGACGTCGAGATCGCCGGCGGCACGATCCCCGCCCGAGGTGCGGTCGTCGCGTGGATCGGGTCGGCCAACCGGGACGAGTCCCACTTCCCCGACCCGCACACCTTCGACATCACGCGGGAGGGCGCGAAACGCCAGGTCGCCTTCGGCTTCGGACCCCATTTCTGCATCGGCGCACCGCTGGCCCGGCTGACCCTGCGGGTCTTCTTCGAGGAACTGCTCCAGCGGTTCGGATCGATCGAACTGGACGGCGAACCGCAGCACCTGCGCTCGTACTTCATCGCTGGCATGACCCACCTGCCCATCGTCGCCCGGAAACGAAAGACGTCATGA